One genomic segment of Vulcanisaeta thermophila includes these proteins:
- a CDS encoding radical SAM protein has translation MPFNVVFGRLGRGCRECLLGVKSVLFITGVCPLNCFYCPVSRERFGRDVMFINDRPVVNYPGDIIDEIDRVGGHGLAITGGDPVMVVDRVVEVVRLLKGIYGEGFHIHMYTHVLNLNKRAVDLLGSSGIDEIRIHAINKGQLMGRLDLVRALSKSVDLGLEVPALPGFEDNILGVVEVLAGEGLIGFVNINELDVSPANIDKLVGMGYRVNPGGFVEGSFEVGVKLAGEIRRRWPWLNVNVCTSKSKDIAQIGSRLFRYNMRISGGGEYVLDDGTVEERLSGRIRLRIGGRDYVVEDR, from the coding sequence GTGCCCTTTAATGTGGTCTTTGGTCGATTGGGTAGGGGATGTAGGGAGTGCCTCCTTGGTGTTAAGAGTGTGTTGTTCATTACGGGTGTTTGCCCCCTGAATTGCTTCTACTGCCCTGTGAGTAGGGAGAGGTTTGGTAGGGATGTCATGTTCATTAATGATAGGCCCGTGGTTAATTACCCGGGTGACATAATTGATGAGATCGATAGGGTTGGCGGCCACGGCCTCGCCATCACGGGTGGTGACCCAGTTATGGTTGTGGATAGGGTTGTGGAGGTGGTTAGGTTGTTGAAGGGTATTTATGGCGAGGGCTTCCACATACACATGTACACTCACGTGCTCAACCTGAATAAGAGGGCCGTGGACTTACTGGGTTCCAGTGGTATTGATGAAATCAGGATCCACGCAATTAATAAGGGCCAGTTAATGGGTAGGTTGGACCTTGTTAGGGCCCTTTCTAAGTCCGTGGATTTGGGCCTTGAGGTCCCCGCACTACCCGGTTTTGAGGATAACATCCTCGGTGTTGTGGAGGTTCTGGCTGGTGAGGGGCTCATTGGCTTTGTGAATATTAATGAGTTGGACGTTAGCCCCGCCAATATTGATAAACTTGTGGGTATGGGTTATAGGGTTAACCCTGGGGGTTTTGTGGAGGGTAGTTTTGAGGTTGGGGTTAAGCTGGCCGGTGAGATTAGGCGTAGGTGGCCCTGGCTCAACGTTAACGTCTGCACCTCCAAGTCCAAGGACATTGCTCAGATTGGTTCCAGGCTCTTTAGGTATAACATGAGGATTAGTGGGGGTGGTGAGTACGTGCTTGATGATGGCACCGTGGAGGAGAGATTGAGTGGTAGGATTAGGCTTAGGATTGGTGGTAGGGATTACGTGGTCGAGGACCGTTAA
- a CDS encoding rhomboid family intramembrane serine protease yields the protein MRKLFKPQGAGLGMYSFKNTLTTFIVCTALTAPVLTAELTNLRLYQLLIILLGATWPPTTPWGFITAVFMHPTVTDYVFDMLTLWLLGPFFETTFGARLYWITFMTSGIASSLSTALFYLMGTPVVLGGSSGALFGLVGFLLMTPERGVIISNPINILIIAFLLSPLALEFGIAYLGHLLGFITGIIIGTAYMKQTNP from the coding sequence GTGCGTAAATTATTTAAACCACAGGGTGCGGGGCTGGGTATGTACAGCTTCAAAAACACACTGACAACATTCATAGTATGCACAGCACTCACAGCACCAGTGCTAACCGCGGAACTCACAAACCTAAGACTATACCAATTACTAATCATACTCCTAGGCGCCACATGGCCACCAACGACACCCTGGGGATTCATAACCGCAGTATTCATGCACCCCACAGTGACCGATTACGTATTTGACATGCTAACCCTATGGCTATTAGGCCCCTTCTTCGAGACAACCTTTGGGGCACGGCTCTACTGGATCACGTTCATGACCAGCGGCATCGCATCCTCACTCTCAACAGCACTCTTCTACCTAATGGGCACACCAGTGGTACTAGGGGGTTCATCAGGGGCTCTCTTCGGACTAGTGGGCTTCCTACTAATGACCCCCGAGCGTGGGGTCATAATATCAAACCCAATAAACATATTAATAATCGCATTCCTACTCTCACCACTGGCACTGGAATTCGGAATAGCCTACCTAGGGCACCTCCTAGGCTTCATAACAGGAATAATAATAGGCACAGCATACATGAAACAAACAAACCCATAA